One genomic window of bacterium includes the following:
- a CDS encoding DUF3857 domain-containing protein, producing MRTFAVLLFITLTVIIMSPSNLTFAGEKGPEFGKVTDAEWQLSFPPKYPEANAIIVFDRCSLMVGPPSEGSGIEIRRHVRMKILRPAGAEEIGEVEIPYRDGDRLKDVKAQTIRPDGTVTKVEGKDFFEKTVEDWKVRTFSFPAADSGCIVEYTYRNFNNRYYYLKPWDFQTDIYTLESRFALTLYPGFTYSSSYSNVPVTKRDPVVTESVAPGDIFTTLKCFVWRMENLPPLVDEPYGGVEADYQSSLNYQLVSYKYPKSGYIEKYIEGWEDLGEKQDKFLRDYYSNGKVKPLLEPLIAGITDPLEKTRRIYQYVTANYAAKADPVGYWLSHDNLNQMLKEGYGTPEEKNLMLVHMLREAGIQSWPVEISTRDHKRFNPEVFQIQQFNHVICYAQLDDSSGIYMDATTKYCPFGMLPPNSLVEGGFLIDGKKSQLVRVFYTDRRTYRLDETYADRQSWRGALFHHVQYDRLSGIQFWTVE from the coding sequence ATGCGCACATTCGCCGTTTTGCTGTTTATCACCCTGACAGTCATCATTATGTCTCCATCGAATCTGACCTTTGCCGGTGAGAAGGGGCCGGAGTTCGGCAAAGTCACCGATGCCGAGTGGCAGTTGTCATTTCCGCCCAAATACCCGGAAGCGAATGCCATAATCGTGTTCGATCGGTGCAGTCTGATGGTTGGTCCGCCCTCGGAGGGGAGCGGGATCGAAATCCGGCGGCATGTGCGGATGAAGATCCTTCGCCCGGCAGGGGCGGAAGAGATCGGCGAGGTGGAGATTCCGTATCGCGATGGAGATCGACTCAAGGATGTGAAGGCGCAGACGATCCGACCTGATGGGACGGTCACGAAAGTGGAAGGGAAGGATTTTTTCGAGAAGACGGTCGAAGACTGGAAGGTCAGGACATTCTCTTTTCCGGCGGCAGACAGCGGCTGTATAGTTGAATATACCTATCGTAATTTCAACAATCGATATTACTATCTCAAGCCGTGGGATTTTCAGACAGATATCTATACTCTGGAGTCTCGTTTTGCGCTGACGTTGTATCCGGGGTTCACTTACAGTTCCTCCTACAGCAATGTACCGGTCACCAAGCGGGACCCGGTTGTTACCGAGTCAGTTGCTCCCGGGGATATCTTCACGACGCTCAAGTGTTTTGTTTGGCGAATGGAGAATCTTCCTCCGCTGGTTGATGAACCGTACGGTGGAGTCGAGGCGGATTACCAGTCGAGCCTCAATTATCAGCTTGTTTCGTACAAGTATCCTAAGTCGGGGTACATCGAGAAATATATTGAAGGGTGGGAGGATCTGGGAGAAAAGCAGGACAAGTTTCTGCGAGACTACTATTCCAACGGAAAGGTGAAGCCGCTGCTGGAGCCGTTGATCGCGGGGATCACCGATCCGCTGGAGAAGACCCGACGGATCTACCAGTATGTGACGGCGAATTATGCGGCGAAGGCAGATCCAGTCGGTTACTGGCTGTCGCACGATAATCTCAATCAGATGCTCAAGGAGGGGTATGGGACTCCGGAAGAGAAGAATCTCATGCTGGTGCACATGCTTCGGGAGGCGGGGATCCAGAGCTGGCCGGTGGAGATCAGCACGCGCGATCATAAGCGGTTTAATCCTGAGGTGTTCCAGATCCAGCAGTTCAACCACGTTATCTGCTATGCGCAGTTGGATGACAGCAGTGGCATTTACATGGATGCCACGACCAAGTACTGTCCCTTTGGGATGCTTCCGCCGAACAGCCTGGTGGAAGGTGGGTTTCTGATCGATGGGAAGAAGTCGCAGTTGGTCAGGGTGTTTTATACCGATCGTCGGACTTACCGACTGGATGAAACATATGCTGATCGACAGTCTTGGCGCGGCGCGCTGTTCCACCACGTGCAGTATGACCGGTTATCTGGCATCCAATTTTGGACGGTTGAGTGA
- a CDS encoding DUF3857 domain-containing protein, whose protein sequence is MSRVATWLLLLIFVCGFSAFAGEGDEVARFDYVRWKCDVMGSSATVTVQLQLTILNPAGKDFGAVSLTESKYSRVRSAEYRLLGPNGKPIQKLKLGDLTKACGFGAGFELYTDICHYFGSFAFPSYPAVIEATYTKEFDNLSFIGAPILQHNDASITLLEMTLNCDVQHPLAWKLYGLDVEPTVTTNGNRMNAAWRFENLPPDPEINRLPLEEKGKPYIAFADETFELEGYKVEGRTWKNLGVWYNKLAAKQYLPEGTSVAATAGTMEDARRIYRELIKSTRYVAVEVGLSGWQPLPAQGVASKGYGDCKGLSTLLVSRLRAAGITAYPVLVRTTSLGLIDPEFVTDGFNHLITCAVVGSDTLWLDPTCSECLPGDLPSMDENTLALLVNDSGGVLVRLPQSTSAENVLTRAVQMVIDDSTFVHLKVKATAIGNMSHSLRNFLKHAQRDQLADFTHDYLMSGDRRFKVLSQKHAGVDTLDIPVSIMGELEGTRKLDRIKQTAYVNPFVVVSRDKLDDIRLSGRTLPLSLAYPYSVYDSVNIGGSILAQCDSVVLPPQDSCQFTGGKMVVSYAMTDQGPVAIARQEYTQAVVQPEHFPELQTFITSYRKLLDRPIKLHLKSATNR, encoded by the coding sequence ATGTCTCGCGTTGCAACCTGGCTTCTGCTTTTGATCTTCGTTTGCGGTTTTTCTGCATTCGCCGGCGAGGGGGACGAGGTCGCCCGGTTTGATTACGTTCGCTGGAAGTGCGATGTCATGGGGAGCAGTGCGACTGTCACCGTTCAATTACAGTTGACGATCCTGAATCCAGCGGGGAAAGATTTTGGCGCGGTCAGCTTGACTGAGTCAAAGTATTCCCGGGTACGGAGTGCGGAGTACCGTCTGCTCGGTCCGAATGGGAAACCGATCCAGAAATTGAAGTTGGGTGATCTGACGAAGGCGTGCGGTTTTGGCGCGGGATTCGAATTGTACACTGACATCTGTCATTATTTCGGCTCGTTTGCGTTTCCCAGCTATCCGGCAGTCATTGAGGCAACCTATACCAAAGAGTTTGACAATCTTTCCTTCATTGGGGCGCCGATTTTACAGCATAATGATGCCTCGATCACGCTGCTGGAGATGACCCTGAATTGTGATGTCCAGCACCCGCTGGCCTGGAAGCTGTATGGGCTCGATGTCGAGCCGACTGTGACGACCAACGGAAACCGGATGAACGCGGCTTGGCGGTTTGAGAATCTCCCGCCTGATCCGGAGATCAATCGGCTTCCGCTGGAAGAGAAGGGGAAGCCGTACATTGCGTTTGCTGATGAGACGTTCGAGCTGGAGGGGTACAAAGTAGAGGGGAGAACCTGGAAGAATCTTGGGGTCTGGTACAATAAACTTGCCGCGAAGCAGTACTTACCCGAAGGAACCAGTGTTGCCGCGACAGCGGGGACGATGGAGGATGCTCGACGGATCTACCGGGAGTTGATCAAATCGACGCGATATGTGGCGGTTGAGGTTGGGCTTTCCGGTTGGCAGCCGCTTCCGGCGCAGGGAGTGGCCAGCAAAGGGTATGGCGACTGTAAGGGTCTCTCGACACTGCTGGTGTCGCGTTTGCGCGCCGCGGGGATCACGGCCTATCCGGTGTTGGTCCGAACTACCAGTCTGGGATTGATCGATCCGGAGTTCGTCACCGATGGGTTCAATCATTTGATCACTTGTGCGGTGGTGGGGTCTGATACGCTGTGGCTGGACCCGACCTGTTCGGAGTGTCTGCCGGGGGATCTTCCGTCAATGGACGAAAACACGCTGGCGTTGCTGGTGAATGACAGTGGCGGAGTATTAGTACGATTGCCGCAATCAACTTCGGCGGAGAATGTCCTCACCCGCGCGGTGCAGATGGTGATCGATGATTCTACGTTCGTGCATCTGAAGGTCAAGGCGACTGCGATCGGGAACATGAGTCACTCGTTGCGGAATTTTCTCAAGCATGCCCAACGAGATCAGTTGGCGGATTTCACACACGACTACCTGATGAGCGGAGACCGTCGATTCAAGGTTCTCAGCCAGAAGCATGCGGGAGTCGACACGCTTGATATCCCTGTATCGATCATGGGGGAACTTGAGGGGACACGCAAACTCGACCGGATCAAACAGACGGCCTATGTGAATCCGTTTGTGGTGGTGAGCCGGGACAAGCTGGATGATATTCGACTCAGTGGGCGGACACTTCCGCTCAGTCTCGCTTATCCGTATTCAGTCTATGATTCGGTGAATATAGGCGGTTCTATTCTGGCGCAGTGTGACTCGGTAGTCCTTCCGCCGCAGGACTCCTGTCAGTTTACGGGAGGGAAGATGGTGGTGTCTTACGCCATGACCGACCAGGGGCCGGTCGCGATTGCCCGCCAGGAATATACGCAGGCGGTGGTTCAGCCGGAACATTTTCCCGAGCTACAGACCTTTATAACATCCTATCGAAAGCTCCTTGATCGTCCGATCAAACTGCACCTGAAGTCGGCGACCAACAGGTAG